A genomic window from Glycine max cultivar Williams 82 chromosome 17, Glycine_max_v4.0, whole genome shotgun sequence includes:
- the LOC100786100 gene encoding LOW QUALITY PROTEIN: probable hexokinase-like 2 protein (The sequence of the model RefSeq protein was modified relative to this genomic sequence to represent the inferred CDS: substituted 1 base at 1 genomic stop codon), protein MRKNVVVAVSTTTLALVVVGVLIRRWKRWKEQQLWKTKQIIRKFARECATPVTKLWQVADDFVSNMKVSLGSSDENSTLNMVISNVTSLPLGDEEGFFYGVNLQGKHLLMLCARLGGKSMPISALQREEISIPDAVLAGASEEITDYVATEIAKFVSLHPEIQDGAPAKKKKLGFTLSYPVDEVLPFAATTFQRKSANNPVRKGMVKDLNKALTNHGMKMHVSSLVDETIGGLAGGRYYNRESVAAITLGMNTNAAYVESAEEVANDLTQSPNSSELVTTXMINSGVVLQVISMEWGKFNSPHLPLTSFDASVDAESSNPGREIFEKLISGMYLGEVVRQVLLKLARETALFGSNVPPKLMTPYLLRSPDMAAMHQDMSEDREIVSEKLSEIFDIDSCSLMAREMVAEVCDIVTERGARLAGAGIVGIIKKLGRVENRKSVVTVEGGLYEHYRIFRNYLHSSIWEMLGKDLSDNVIVEHSHGGSGTGALFLAAAQTYAHRADS, encoded by the exons ATGAGGAAAAATGTGGTGGTGGCAGTGAGCACAACAACTCTTGCGCTGGTAGTAGTAGGGGTATTGATCAGAAGGTGGAAGCGATGGAAAGAGCAACAGTTGTGGAAAACAAAGCAAATTATTCGAAAATTCGCTAGGGAATGTGCCACCCCAGTAACTAAACTTTGGCAGGTTGCTGATGATTTTGTCTCTAACATGAAAGTCTCTCTTGGTTCTTCCGATGAAAACTCCACTCTCAACATGGTGATCTCCAATGTTACATCACTCCCACTTGG AGATGAGGAAGGATTTTTTTATGGGGTTAATTTGCAAGGAAAGCATTTGTTGATGTTGTGTGCACGGCTAGGAGGAAAGAGTATGCCTATCTCTGCGTTACAAAGAGAAGAGATTTCCATCCCTGATGCTGTCTTGGCTGGTGCTTCTGAG GAAATAACTGATTACGTAGCTACAGAGATAGCTAAGTTTGTTTCGTTGCATCCTGAGATTCAAGATGGTGCACCCGccaaaaagaagaaattggGCTTCACCTTGTCATATCCAGTGGACGAAGTTTTGCCTTTTGCGGCCACAACATTTCAACGGAAAAGCGCAAACAACCCA GTTCGCAAAGGAATGGTGAAAGACCTTAATAAAGCATTGACTAATCATGGAATGAAAATGCATGTTTCTTCACTG GTTGATGAAACTATCGGAGGTTTGGCCGGTGGAAGATACTATAACAGAGAGAGCGTGGCTGCAATTACCCTTGGCATGAACACAAACGCCGCTTATGTAGAATCGGCAGAAGAAGTTGCTAATGACCTTACACAATCTCCCAATTCAAGCGAGCTGGTTA CAACTTAAATGATTAATTCGGGTGTAGTATTGCAGGTAATTAGCATGGAGTGGGGAAAGTTCAATTCTCCTCATCTTCCTTTAACATCATTTGATGCGAGTGTAGATGCTGAAAGCTCAAATCCTGGTCGCGAG ATTTTCGAAAAGCTTATTTCAGGAATGTATTTGGGAGAAGTTGTGAGACAGGTCTTGTTAAAGTTGGCCCGAGAAACAGCCTTATTTGGAAGCAACGTGCCTCCAAAGTTAATGACTCCATACTTACTAAG GTCTCCAGATATGGCAGCTATGCATCAAGACATGTCCGAGGATCGTGAAATAGTGAGTGAGAAACTCAGCGAGATTTTTGAT ATCGATAGTTGTAGCCTAATGGCAAGAGAAATGGTGGCAGAGGTGTGTGACATAGTGACGGAGCGTGGTGCACGCCTAGCCGGAGCCGGAATCGTGGGGATAATCAAGAAGCTTGGGAGAGTTGAGAACAGAAAGAGTGTGGTGACTGTGGAAGGAGGGCTTTATGAGCACTATCGCATCTTTAGAAACTACCTTCATAGCAGCATCTGGGAAATGCTCGGCAAGGATCTCTCAGACAATGTCATCGTTGAACATTCGCATGGTGGCTCTGGAACTGGTGCTTTGTTCCTTGCTGCTGCTCAAACTTATGCACACCGTGCGGATTCTTGA
- the LOC102660701 gene encoding thaumatin-like protein 1 codes for MPKRSCVTSDCDSCKVECSRNGVFSLATLVKIYPDNMDEHVLYHISLEHGFNVLVMVVPFDVPGKKCISTECPKDPNRICPPKLSFAPDRKSPLRVVTATFAMPPLPTKAFASPPTLFAIY; via the exons ATGCCAAAGAGGTCTTGCGTCACCAGCGACTGCGACTCTTGCAAGGTGGAATGTAGCAGAAATGGAGTGTTTTCATTGGCCACATTGGTGAAGATCTATCCAGACAACATGGACGAACATGTTCTATACCATATCAGCTTGGAGCATGGATTCAATGTGTTGGTGATGGTGGTTCCATTTGACGTTCCTGGCAAAAAGTGCATCAGCACGGAGTGCCCAAAGGATCCAAATAGGATTTGTCCACCAAAGTTGAG TTTCGCTCCTGATCGCAAGTCACCTCTTCGTGTTGTCACCGCCACCTTTGCTATGCCACCGCTACCAACCAAGGCCTTCGCATCTCCACCCACCCTTTTTGCAATCTACTAG